TTCTGAATATAAACATCACTGCAGTCACATCCTCCTACTACTGGAGGTTCTGCAGCATTTCCAACTACTAcaaagagcaagagcatccttcctcagaaaaggagaccaaaactgcacacgatatttccagctgtggtctcaccggtggctgtacaactgcaacaacacatccctgctcctgtactcgaaacctcttgcattgaaggtcaacataccatttcccttctttatcgtctgctgcatctgcatgtttaCGTTCAGTAACTTCTGCACAAGCTATGAACTGACATAAGTCCTTCAACGCAAGCCTACACAGCTTACACATATTTGTATAACTTCCAATTTTAATTCAAATTATAGTCATGTTTTGTCTCTACTCAATGATGATCAGTCTCCAACATCTTCCAGTTTAGATTATTGATTAATTGATTTTATTGTtacgtgtaccaaaatacagtgaaaagcttcgtttatgagcggtacaggcagatcacagttaGCTAATGATGTACAGATCACAAAGgtttagaggcatacaggttacattgtttGAGGCTCAAACCCATTCAACAGTTTCATTGTTGAAGAAGAAATTTTATAGCTCCTTTCTCAACCTCAGGACATTCGAAAACACATAACAGCCAGTGAAGTGTTTTGCTGATGATTAGTCACTTATGCAGGAAATATGGGTCACCTTTTCCTTAAAGCAAGCTTAAACACAATCACAAGTGACTAAACAATGAACTACGGATGatggaaatctcaaacaaaaagaagaaattgctagagaaacttagcaggtcgggagagaagacagagttaacatttggagaCCAGTTCTGAGAACAGatcaccggacttgaaatgttaactctgcatttcctctcTACTGAATTACCTGTCTGATTTACAAGTTATGGTGGAAAGATAAATACTGGCTGGGAAACAAGGGATAGCAGCCCTGGTCTTTGAACTATGGTAAAACCATTGGGTTCTTCGTGTGCACCTGAGGGAATTTTGCAAAGGAAGATGTCGCTTTGGAAAACTCCCTGAGATAAATGTAAATAACTACAATGGACATGTCTCCTCTCTGGAGAAAAATTCAAACCACAATCTTCTGACTGGGGTCAGTGTGAAATGCCGGTACAAAGCTGACATGTACTTGTACCAAGAAGATTGTGGGATTGTCTCTCGAAGGCTTAAATATTTCGTAGTCTGCTCTGACTAGGTAGTGAATGGTAGAGTGTTGACAGGGTGACCATGAATGAATGGTGAGGTATATTCGTGTTGGGATGGCATGTGCCTTGgtgttttaaatattgtcatcGCCTGCTGTTTTTATCTGCCTCAGTCGTACTACTTTGACCGGGAAGATGTTGCTTTGCGCAACTTTGCCAAGTTCTACTTGGAGCAGTCACTTGAGGAACAGAAACATGCAGAGATGTTGATGAAGTTCCAGAATCTGCGTGGTGGCCGTATCATCTTCTCGGACATCAAGGTTAGTGGGCAAGAGCTGTCTCTACCCTCTTCACTGTTCCAATGGCTTCTCCCTAATGTTAAGCGATTTGGTTCAAGTCCATTGACCCAATTATCTTTATTCATAGAAACCCAGCCGGGATGAATGGGGCAATGGCTTGGAAGCGATGGAGCAGGCCCTGGAGCTGGAGAAAACGGTGAACCAGTCTATCCTGAATCTACACAAAGTGGCATCCGAGCAGAAAGATCTTGTTGTGAGTTGGGCAGACGTTGCCAAACCCTAGCCACTCTGAATTGGTGTATACATTTGTTGCCCTCAGAAGTGAAAAGGTTCTGTGTAGATTTGATGTGATTGTTTAAAACTATGAGAGGCCTTCATGGAGTCAATAAGGGGAAACTGTTTCTGCTGCTGGAAGGTCAGTAACATAAAGATTCGGGTtcaagataattggcaaaagaaacaaagggATAGAtagagactttttttaaaaacttaacacAGCACATTATTCTGATTTggaactcactgactgaaagaacggaggaagcagattcaatggtaATTGAATGGTAACATTTGAAGGGCTGAGGGGAATGAGAATGGGAATGAGAGAAATTGGATGACTCTTCCTTTGACCTAGCATGGGAGTGTCATGCTGCACAGTCTCTTGTGCTAAGCAGTTCTATGATTAAACAAAGAGGGTTGAATTTACAAAGCAGCATACTTTATAGCTgaggtaataaggtgtagagctggatgaacacagcaggccaagcagcatcagagaagcaggaaagctgatgcttcgggcctagacccttcttcagataaaatTTCAGCTTTATTTGAACGACAGCAAGAAGATTCAATGGTCCTTCGTATCCAGAAACTTTTAAGAACTCATTCAAAGGACGTCGCTGTTGTTAGCATATTTCCTATCTCTACTTGACcttgagacagtgatggtgagctgtcttcttgaaccgctgcagttcatttgctgtaggtagCCCCACTATGTCATTAGGgaaggagttgcaggattttgactcaggagtaaagttgccatagtcctactggaccaaAGGACTGTTCTGTCACTAGAGACAACTGGCAATGATTTAAACTGAGGGTGAACCActcctcaggcaaagggagaggttgagaaggagaatccttcatgattacctagctggtgtgggaattgaacccacattgttgtcATCCAGCCCAAATGAACTAGCCCACCACCAACTCAGGAGTAAGATCTAATTTTAAAGAACTCTCTGACTGGTCGTGGACAATTTCTAGCTTGAAATGTGTTTCACTATTCAGCTGGATAATGTCCATGAACAGGGGCTGGTATTTAAATCTATGAGTGGAGTTTGAAGTCTCCTCTGTTAGCGTATTAAGTGACGGTGTAGAGACACTCTTCACCAGtgcattttctttctgtttcagcTATGCGAGTTCCTGGAATCAAACTACTTGAAAGAACAAATTGAGGCCATTAGGATGTTGGGAgaccacatcaccaacctgaagcggtTGGGAGCTCCTGaaaatggcatgggagagtacctgttcgATAAGCACACGCTGGGGGAAGGCAGCTAACAGTTGAGAGCACTTGGCCATCCTAGGCCATTAGGGCATAGCCTGTGTCAGTTAAGCCCATCTTTTCTTCATGTTCTGCCAGCTCATCATCCTGACCAGCCAGAAGGGAATCCATTGCTAAATTGAGCAGTAGATTCTGTTATCCCATGTGTTGCGTTCTAGCACTGTTATGCTGGAACCGTTACGAAAAATGGAGTGTGGCATTAAAGCAAATCTGTTTGGGCAACAGTAATCCATTCAACAAGTACTCTGGAAAGAACACACTTTTGCAATCTGTTCCCAAATAAAAATGGTTAAGTCTCTACTGTTTTGCGCTTCACTGTTTCTTGGGTCCATTCTATAAGATTGAGGGGCCCCTTTTAACATTGGGGAAACCTGCATTGGGCCAGTGTATGAATATAGAGGATATCCTGAAGGTGCTTAGCTGGGTGACCAATTCGATCCCTCTCCATTCtgcctgtcatttttttttgttagcaATCAGACTCAGGAAGCACCTTCTTTTGAACCTATTGTACATAAACCTGGTGCAGACGTGACAATATAACCACCCAAACCTATGTTTAAACTGGATTCCTTTCTGACCTGTGCCCCAATCCCACACAAAATTTAAGGCTGCTCAAGGAACAAACCTGCAGGGGCATCTCAAAGAACTTACCTTTATAGGTGAGCTTTCGAGTTGGTGTCACACACCTGAAGGGGAAGCCGATGTGTACAGCAGAAAATACAAGATGACCGTATGATGTCTGAGGGTTGAATTATGGGCCAAAATACCCAAGAAGTTGAACATTAATTCCAAAAAACAGCAGCTcagacattgcagcactccttcattACTGGCAATACCAGATATGACTTGTGTTCAAAATCTTAGGAATGAGGCTTGACCCAGCAGGTTATTTGGAAAGGTTATACAAGATTGCACTTAAAGAAAGGTGGAAACCAAGCTGGAGGAGTTTAGCAACATTGATACTTGTACTTCCAAAGATTTAGGTTCAGATTACTTATTTAAAAATAGTGTTTATAGATGTGACTCAAATGGATCTAGTAACATTTTGACATCAGACTGTAGGAAGTCTATTACAAGCATAGTTTTCTTAGCTAAGTATGTAGCCTGCTATACCATCCCCATTGAAGTACAAGATTATCATGAGAAGAAGCAGCTGATTGATGCAAGTGGACAGAAATTAAGGCATTACCATTGAAAATGTACTCAGGAACAGTTAAAGTGTTTGTTCATTCAACAAGGAAATAGTTATTGAAAGGAAGAAGTTGTACACAATCACTcagtagtacagaacttgagtattgctgagaaaGAACACACCGTCTTAACATTAACTAGGACAGATGCAAAATTAGTGACACATTTCATAAGAAACAATCCATTGTATTTACCCTGGCAGTGGCTTGATTAGTCAATTGGCTTGGTTTGAACTGGAACTAAAATTTGGGGTTAGCTGTTCCCAGGTGTATTCTCATCTAGCAACACCTCAATCATAGTTTGCTAGGAAATTGGTGATGGTGGCTGTGTCATTACTTCAAAAGATGCAGTTTTAGGTCCCACTTTCTCCAGCGGTGTGTAATAAATATTCCTGAACAGACTGATTACAAAATTATAAACCAGAGTTCCCTTTTCAGGGACCAACTTCTCATTGGGCCTGTGTACGGGGACAGCGATACAAAGAGAGATAAGGAGGAGAGACAGTACACCCAGAAGGGAACGGTGAGACATTTGTAGTAGTTTTCATGAAATGTACCATTGTACAAAATATAACTGGTATCACTTAGAAGTAGGAGCATAGTCTAAACATAGAGCCAGACCCTTTAGGAGATATGTTATGAAATACTTATACATTCAAAGGGGTAGTAGAATTTTGGAACACTTCCACAAGCTGCAGTTCATGCTAGATTAGTTAAATGTTTAAAGAAAATCAGAGAATTTTTTTCAAGCAAGACTTATTtagaaatatgggccaaaggtaggtatatggagttaggctaaAGATCAGCCACGGTCTCATTATATGACAGAATAGGTTCAAGGGGCTAATGGCCTTCTGATGTTCTTATGATTAGTAACTGATCCTTAAACATCTTTTAAAAGTCAGTCACACAATTTCAGTACATTAACTCTTAATACAGTTGTTAACAAATTAGAAAAGATGTGATTGAACGTTTCTGTGTTTTATATACTGCACAGTAAACATTGTTCGCTAAAATTGTGTTGAAATCCAGCAACTTACTACATGATTGCAGCCCAGAAGAGATGATTTTGGTAATTTATAATCCGTCTAAAAACACATAGATTTGAAGAAAATAGTCACTACTGCCACACGCACCAACAAGAGAAGAGAGAGTAGATAAAAGAAGTCGTCTTTATGTTGaccctcaggagatgggagagatattaaatgaatattttgtgtcagtttttacagtggagaaagaaacgGAGGCTAGGGAACTCGGAAATAAAtatgatgttttgaaaacagttcacattataaAAGAGGAAGTGCTGCAGGACTTAGAAaatattaaggtggataaatctgcAGGACCTGATGtagtgtatcccaggatgttaAGGGAAGACAgggaggcaaggaatgattagggatagtcaacatggttttgtgcaggggaaattatgtctcacaaacttcatttgagttttttgaagaagtagccaagaagattgatgagggcagagtggtagatgttgtttacatagACTTTAGTAGagcctttgacaaagtttcacatggtggactgattagtaaagttagatcacatgggattcagggtgaacttgctaATTGGATACCTTCAAGATAGCAGTATTCAGGCTAATGATACTGGAGCTCGTCGatttccatctgcctttctttcttctttttactTCTGCTTTACTTTTTCTTTAAAGTCTTTTCTCTTTTTGCCTCATTACAGCAGCATCAGTGAGAGTGGGCTCTGCACGGAAAGGCTAACTAAGATGGCAGGGCAGGCCCATAGAGTGGTGTGGACGAGTAAATGACAAAGGAGGAAACATTCGGCAGCGCCGGGATGAGGCGGAGGTGGCTCCACACCAGCCCAAGGTCTCCTGGCAAAGAAGGAGCAAGTCCCAGGCTTAATCCCCCAGATCAGACTCACAGGCAGAGTTGAGGCTTCAGGTCCATGGCTAGGTCCAGGCAACAGAGGCAAATTTGGTCCCAGCGACACCAGCTGTATCGGTGAGGTTGGCCCAGCATGAAATCATGGTGGCAATGTTGTTGGAGATGGCGTGGTGCTGGAGAGCAGTGACTTTGTTCCAGTGGTGTGGCAGAGGTCTGGAGGACTGGTACCAATGGTGTACAagagggatcggtgctgggtacacgtgtttgtcatttatatgaatgatttaaatgaaaatgtagaaggcatggtaagtttgcagatgacaccaattgGTGGTCTCGCTGACagtgaaggttttctaagattacaaagaaatcttgaccATTTGAGCCAGTGGACTGAGAAACaacagttggagtttaatttggagaaTTTGCATTTTTAGTAAAAGTAAACAAGGACAGGAATGCAATCAAGAGTAGGGTCTTGGGTAGTGTTTAGTAAAATGCGAGGTACTGCATCTTCCAAAGGCAAATCAGGCAAGGACTTAT
This is a stretch of genomic DNA from Stegostoma tigrinum isolate sSteTig4 chromosome 38, sSteTig4.hap1, whole genome shotgun sequence. It encodes these proteins:
- the LOC125447277 gene encoding ferritin heavy chain A-like, which translates into the protein MGSLWRLLPGRCRLLLVAPRHPGLPGLSCSLFAARTQLRVQGGSQGPRRWGSQGPRRWGHSRQDYPRECEEGINRQINQELTASYVYLSMSYYFDREDVALRNFAKFYLEQSLEEQKHAEMLMKFQNLRGGRIIFSDIKKPSRDEWGNGLEAMEQALELEKTVNQSILNLHKVASEQKDLVLCEFLESNYLKEQIEAIRMLGDHITNLKRLGAPENGMGEYLFDKHTLGEGS